The DNA sequence CTGGTGGACTATGACGACGACCTGAACCTGGTTCCCTGGCACGCGCGCTCGTGGACGGTCTCCGAGGATGGCCGGACCATTACCTTCAAGTTGCGCCGGGATATCCGGTTCTCGAACGGCCGGGCGATAACCTCCGGAGATTTCGCCTGGTCACTCGAACGGATTCTGGATCCCGCGACCAAGTCGCCGGGGCAAGGATTCTATCGGAACATCGCCGGTGCCCGTGCGTTTCAGGACGGTTCGGCGGACCGGGTCGAGGGCCTGCGCACACCCGATTCCGAGACCCTGGTGATCGAGCTGGTCCATCCCGACCTGCCCTTCCTGTACTGCATTGCCATGCCCTTCGCGTACGCCGTTCCACGGGAGGAAGTGGAGCGGCGCGGCGAGACCTTCGGGCGGCATCCCGTGGGCGCGGGACCTTTTGTGCTGGCGGACTGGCAGCGCGGAACGCGCATGCAGCTCGAGAAGAATCCGTCCTACTACCAGGCGGACGAGGTCCGGCTGGAAGCCATCGAACTGATGGTCGGCGGAGACGAGACCCTGCACATGATGATGTTCGAGCGGGGCGAGCTGGACATCGCCAGCGTCACGTCGACGGGGATACCGGACGCAGACTTCATTCGGGTCATGAAAGACCCCGTCCTCAGTAAACGGGTCGCCCATCAACCCCTGAACGCCATCCAGTACCTCTCCATGAACACCGAGATGCCGCCTTTCGACCGGGTGAACGTGCGCAGGGCCGTCAACCACGCCATCGACCGAAAGCGGATCGTGAGCCTGATCAGCGACCGGGGCATCCTCGCACGGGGCGTCCTGCCGCCCGGCATGCCGGGATTCAACGAGGAACTCGAAGGATACAGCCACGATCCGGAAAAGGCCCGCAGACTGCTTGCGGAGGCCGGATATCCGGAGGGATTCACCACCGAACTCATGACCACGGCCCAGAGCGGAATCGATACCAAGATCGGACAGGCGGTACAGCAGGACCTCGCGGAGGTCGGCATCACCGTGGAAATCAGGCCGGTCACCGGTTCGACGCGGATCGAAGCGACGGGCCGGCGCGGCGCGGTACCCTTCTCCACCTTCGGTTGGTACCAGGACTATCCGGATCCGAGCAATTTCCTCGATGTGCTTCTGAACGGTAATCGGATAACCGAGGTGAACAGCACCAACGTGGCGTTCTATGACAATGCATCGGTGAACGCGTTGCTGAACGAGGCGTCCACCAGCACGGACCAGGATCATCGCCTGGC is a window from the Gemmatimonadota bacterium genome containing:
- a CDS encoding ABC transporter substrate-binding protein, which produces MNGTRAQQSTVQHSTVQQSTVVAAPGPLTWASVCLAVLFLTVSCSGDAPPSRLHPEENVLRIAVPSDPRSLDPAIAYDVVTWPLVRALFHGLVDYDDDLNLVPWHARSWTVSEDGRTITFKLRRDIRFSNGRAITSGDFAWSLERILDPATKSPGQGFYRNIAGARAFQDGSADRVEGLRTPDSETLVIELVHPDLPFLYCIAMPFAYAVPREEVERRGETFGRHPVGAGPFVLADWQRGTRMQLEKNPSYYQADEVRLEAIELMVGGDETLHMMMFERGELDIASVTSTGIPDADFIRVMKDPVLSKRVAHQPLNAIQYLSMNTEMPPFDRVNVRRAVNHAIDRKRIVSLISDRGILARGVLPPGMPGFNEELEGYSHDPEKARRLLAEAGYPEGFTTELMTTAQSGIDTKIGQAVQQDLAEVGITVEIRPVTGSTRIEATGRRGAVPFSTFGWYQDYPDPSNFLDVLLNGNRITEVNSTNVAFYDNASVNALLNEASTSTDQDHRLALYREAERLVVEDAPWVFLYYPQMYLLRQPWLQGLKLNPVWPIRYELMWIEP